In one window of Deinobacterium chartae DNA:
- a CDS encoding glycosyltransferase — MKIAYFLQLNMGPGTGVYKKVLSQARAWQQLGHVVTLFVVTKRPDVLHDLQHSNLGLQAQVETYSGSRLPAPFDGRLQAMARLVQRLEGERPDVVYTRQDLYLPPLQRLLTRQRVVVEVNTNDLGELRSASLPFMVYYRATRGLLLGRAAGLVYVSYEIAKQPHYAKFRPPHTVIGNGIALEDTRPLPAPTAGPPRLVFIGHAGQPWHGVDKILQLARLRPDWRFDLVGISAQDTPEDAPANVTLHGHLDRASYERILEAADCAVGSLALHRNSMQEASPLKVREYLAYGLPVILGYLDTDFLSGAEFILRLPNTESNVKDTLGDIERFVRSWQGRRVPREVAARLDYAHKEQERIAFFASLLESAGAREHSATRPRRVP, encoded by the coding sequence ATGAAAATTGCTTACTTCTTACAGCTCAACATGGGACCCGGCACCGGGGTCTACAAGAAAGTGCTCAGCCAAGCGCGCGCCTGGCAGCAACTGGGGCACGTGGTGACACTATTTGTTGTAACCAAGCGGCCCGACGTGCTGCACGACTTGCAGCACAGCAATCTGGGTTTGCAGGCCCAAGTCGAGACGTACAGCGGTTCCCGCCTGCCCGCCCCGTTCGATGGACGGCTGCAGGCTATGGCGCGTCTGGTGCAGCGCCTCGAAGGTGAGCGGCCGGATGTGGTATACACCCGGCAGGACCTGTATCTGCCACCGCTGCAGCGATTGCTGACCCGGCAGCGGGTCGTGGTGGAGGTCAACACCAACGACCTAGGTGAACTGCGTTCCGCCTCGCTGCCGTTCATGGTCTACTACCGAGCCACACGCGGCCTACTGCTGGGTCGCGCGGCCGGACTGGTCTATGTCTCGTACGAGATCGCCAAGCAACCGCATTACGCGAAATTCCGGCCCCCCCACACCGTCATCGGGAACGGGATCGCCCTTGAGGACACCCGACCGCTGCCAGCACCCACCGCCGGGCCGCCGCGCTTGGTGTTCATTGGCCACGCCGGGCAGCCGTGGCACGGTGTAGACAAGATCTTGCAACTGGCGCGCCTGCGTCCTGACTGGCGATTCGATCTGGTCGGTATCTCCGCTCAGGACACTCCAGAAGACGCCCCCGCCAACGTGACCCTGCATGGTCATCTGGACCGCGCGTCCTACGAACGCATCCTCGAGGCAGCCGACTGCGCGGTGGGCTCACTGGCACTGCACCGCAACAGTATGCAGGAGGCCTCACCGCTGAAGGTACGCGAGTACCTCGCCTACGGCCTGCCCGTGATCTTGGGGTACCTGGACACCGACTTTCTTTCGGGGGCCGAGTTCATATTGCGCCTTCCCAACACCGAGAGCAACGTGAAGGATACACTAGGAGACATCGAGCGCTTCGTTCGGTCCTGGCAGGGCCGGCGGGTGCCGCGCGAGGTAGCTGCGCGGCTGGATTACGCGCACAAGGAGCAGGAGCGCATCGCCTTCTTTGCATCACTGCTTGAGAGCGCAGGGGCACGGGAGCACAGCGCGACGCGGCCCCGGAGGGTCCCGTGA